AATCAGCAGTAAGTTTTTTTACTAATTCAGGGTTATTAACATTTTTTCCACCTTTCATAGTATCTTTGTAGAATAGTTCAGCATTATCTTCTATTCCTAATTTTTTTTGTAATTTAGTATTAGCAGCATTGATTCCAGCAGTTGCATAGTTAGTATTTCCTCCTAACATTAGCATTTTTTCTACTAAAACAACTTCTGCTCCTTTTTCTCTAGCAGCGATAGCAGCTGAAAGTCCAGCTCCTCCACCTCCAACTACAACAACATCAGTAGTAATATTTTCAGCTCCATAAGTAGCTGCAAATGTCATAGCAGCTAATAAACACATCAATTTTTTTCTCATTTTCCCACCTCAAAATTATTTTATATATAGAGATAATTCTCATATTTATATTATATATTATTCTACAAAAAAATGTCAACAAGTAATATCTACTTTTTCCTAATTTTTTAAAATTTATTTTTCTTCAGCAATAACTTCATTTAAAGCTTTTTCAAATTCATCTTTATTTATACCATATCTGTTTAATCTTGAAAGAAATTGTTTTCCATTAGAATATCCTATTCCTAACTTTCCTCCAACTTTTTCTCTTCTAATACTTGCTTCATTGTTTCCTACAAGTCCACAATCCATTAAATAAGCCATATCAAAATTTTCTATAATATTATCTACTACACTACATCTAGCTTTCTCTAAAGCGTTGATTATAGCTTCAGGATTAGCATTTTCAACTCCAACATCACCATCTTTTGTTCCTTCTATTCTTCTAATATAAGCATCTTTAGCCTCTGGAAAAAATTTATGAATATACTTTCTAATCTCTTCTCCTGCATGATCAGGATCTGTTAAGATGATAATTCCTCTATTCTTATTAGCTACTCTTATTTTTTCAATAGTCCCAGCTTTTCTTACTGCAAACCCATTTACTTGAATTATCTCTGCATCAACAGCAG
The DNA window shown above is from uncultured Fusobacterium sp. and carries:
- the rnmV gene encoding ribonuclease M5, with the protein product MKKKIKEIIVVEGRDDISAVKAAVDAEIIQVNGFAVRKAGTIEKIRVANKNRGIIILTDPDHAGEEIRKYIHKFFPEAKDAYIRRIEGTKDGDVGVENANPEAIINALEKARCSVVDNIIENFDMAYLMDCGLVGNNEASIRREKVGGKLGIGYSNGKQFLSRLNRYGINKDEFEKALNEVIAEEK